One Camelus ferus isolate YT-003-E chromosome 21, BCGSAC_Cfer_1.0, whole genome shotgun sequence genomic region harbors:
- the LOC102510364 gene encoding 40S ribosomal protein S15a-like, protein MKIPSVLFPPSFHATIMMHVNVLADALKSINNAEKRGKRQVLIRLCSKVTVRFLTVMMKHGYIGEFEIIDDHRAGKIVMNLTGRLNKCGVISPRFDVHLKDLEKWQNNLLPSRQFGFIVLTTSAGVMDHEEAR, encoded by the coding sequence ATGAAAATACCAAGTGTACTCTTTCCGCCATCTTTCCATGCCACCATAATGATGCACGTGAACGTCCTGGCTGATGCTCTCAAGAGCATCAACAATGCCGAAAAGAGAGGCAAACGCCAGGTTCTTATTAGGCTGTGCTCCAAAGTCACTGTCCGGTTTCTAACTGTGATGATGAAGCATGGTTATATTGGTGAATTTGAAATCATTGAtgatcacagagctgggaaaatTGTTATGAACCTCACAGGCAGGCTAAATAAGTGCGGAGTGATCAGCCCCAGATTTGATGTGCACCTCAAAGATCTAGAAAAATGGCAGAATAACCTGCTCCCTTCCCGTCAGTTTGGTTTCATTGTACTGACAACCTCAGCTGGCGTCATGGACCATGAAGAAGCAAGGTGA